A stretch of the Acyrthosiphon pisum isolate AL4f chromosome A2, pea_aphid_22Mar2018_4r6ur, whole genome shotgun sequence genome encodes the following:
- the LOC115034292 gene encoding 52 kDa repressor of the inhibitor of the protein kinase-like, producing MLRNKLASQNITLKSAFDALLKCNEDLYPNINFLFKILCTLPVSTACLERSFSSLKRIKSYLRNTISEKRQMV from the exons atgttaaggaaCAAACTCGCAAGCCAAAATATAACACTGAAATCAGCATTTGATGCTTTGTTAAAATGCAATGAAGATTTATatcctaatattaattttttatttaaaattttatgcaCCTTGCCAGTTTCTACAGCTTGTCTGGAACGGtcattttcaagtttaaaaagGATTAAATCATATCTACGCAACACAATATCTGAA aagAGGCAAATGGTTTAG